The window tcTACGGCAGCTGCTGACCCAGCTAAGAGCTGGAGGCCCTTGGCACCAATGTGGATGACGAGAGGCTAGATATTGAAGGAGAGTCCAGCGGGTCCTAACTCCTGGACTACTGGAAGGTTCCCTATCTTTCTCTCACTCcactcccccttctctctctctctctctctcttccctttcttaTCTCACCAAGTGTATGCAAAGCTTTTTGTGAGACAGTGCTTCAGTTTGACAAGTTGTATGAGAGAGATGTATGTAGTCAGTGATTGATCTAGTTAGTCCATGACATGCATCCTGTTTAAAACGCAGATAcgataagaaaaaacatgtatctTAGAGTCTCCAGTAACTCATCTCATGGCTTTCTATTGGGTCTAATGGAGGCCTAAGGTTGTCCACAGATGAATGTTCTTAATGTCACTTGATGCTGTAGAATTTATGGCAGATGAAGTGTATATCCACTGTCTTTGCCACTCATAAAACTGACTGGAAGCATATTTCTGAGTTCAATGTTGTAAGTTCTTGTTACACTTTCCCTGCATTAATAGGAATGGTTAGAAAAACTATTACCATCATACCAATTAACGTGATTTAATGTCACTTCAGATAAGTGAgcaaaaaatagaagaaaaacaaaatgaatatagggtttttattgaatattcgaaatgatttgctttttattttcactaagGAAGagttcttgttttgctttttgaaaaccAGTCCCATTATTGGACACTTGTGTTGTACCAGTTTTTTAAGTTCAGCCTTAGACGTAACTGCTGTAAAAATTTGCTCTGGAACTCTGCCTCTTGCTGAAACAGTACGACCTGCATGTGTGACTGCCTCCTCTGTCGTAATCTCTAGTTCACTATACGTGTCAAGTCCACTATATAACTTCCCACCCATGTCTTCattctttgtgtgagtgtgcgatACACCATGTGGTTGCTATGACCAATGTGGACAGTAGCCTTTTGTGTGTGGACCTTCCTATGGCTCCTTCCACCTCTGATGTTTCCTATCCTGTCTCTGTAGTGCCCGCGATCAATGCAGGAACCACTGCCACTGTGGCCCTACTGAGGGACGGCGTTGAGTTAGTGGTGGGCAGTGTGGGTGACAGCCGCGCAATGCTGTGCCGCAAGGGCAAAGCCCTTAAACTCACTGTCGACCACACGccagagaggaaggacgagaAAGAGAGGTACTAACATGTTGTCAGTAAGGACAAAGTTCATGAGTAGGGGAGATGGGGAtattgttatcttttttttttagttgcatGGATTTCAGTGACCCTTTAAGAGTTCCCCAAATAACCTCACCCAATTTCAGCCTGAAGAAATCCACGATCAGGCCAAATAActtaaaatacttaaataataGCATACTTCTATAATGTTATTACCCACATTACAACAGAATAGGTTGCTGTTGTCCTGTTAATACAGCTTCAAAACAGATGCTCTGATGTAGCTACATATTGTTAGTAAGATATTATAAACAatgttgtcattgttattattattattattactattatagtcattgtttgtgtttctctctccctctgcgcTGGACTCAAGGATTAAGAGGAGTGGGGGTTTTATCACCTGGAATAGTCTGGGACAGCCAAACGTCAACGGCAGGTTGGCGATGACACGCAGCATTGGAGACTTTGACCTGAAGAACATGGGGGTCATTGCCGAGCCGGAGACCAAGAGACTATCGGTAGGTTTTTCCAAAAAGCGGAGGTCTTCACAACTTCAGATGaatgtttgttgtttcacaCCACTGGTTTCCGGGCTAATTTATGCAAGAATTCTAACCTAGATCATTTTTGCCAGGATATACAGTGACAAACTTTTGTCACTGTATATCAGTCTTGTAACAGATTGACAGTCTAGTAACAGATTTAGCAAAAACTAGACATATTTGTTGACCCTTATCTGTAAAACTGTGATCATTTCACCTCCATCATAAATGTGATCAAGTGAATCATTTACAATGAAAATTCCacataaaaattgtttttgatttttgaacGTAATTTTTTCCTTCAGTTGCACCATGCCCACGACGCTTTCCTGGCTCTGACCACAGACGGCATCAATTTCATTGTGAACAGCCAGGAAATCTGCAATGTCATCAACCAGTGCCACGACCCTAAAGAGGCGGCTCAGAGAATATCTGACCAGGTACTTGACTTTTAATCTGGGGGCTGTGGTTTTGTGCCTCACATCTGGAGGTTGAGGAGTTGAGGCaacattttattattgaaattaattcttttgacggaaaaaaagagattatcCTTTACTGCTGGATTTTTAACTCTCAAAAGCCTTTGAGAAGATATTCCATCTTTATGTCCTGTTTGTCTGACACCAAAGCAGTGTGGGGTATATCACTCACAGGCTTTTCTAATGCTCTCTGGCTTATGAATATATTTTGCTCATTGTAATTATTACACGATTAACAAAATCATGTAATAATTAAGGATGAGACCAATATATTATTTACTTTTCATATACTTAGTAAAGTTCCTTTGTTGTAATGAACATGAGGGAAGTGATGTGCTTTATGTGTTCCttttaactttattatttattgttaccTGTTATTTAAAGATGTGTCTGCAGTAATCAGTTGACTGAAGCTATTGACAGATGCAGTAAAGCAGTTTGTCTTTCTATGGTGTTTTGTTGACAAAGGAACCTTAATGATGTTATAATAATGTcttgaatgaaaacaacctATCatgaatatagaaaaatatataagtaGAGCTATGCAATATGGTTACATGAGCTCAGCTAGCAAATAACCGTCAAGCAGGGCTTTATACATTtaataatgcttttttaaatttttgttcttttcctctctctctctcaggcacTTCAGTACGGCTCAGAGGACAACAGCACAATTATTGTGGTGCCGTTTGGTGCTTGGGGAAAGAGCAAGAATTCGGACACGAATTTCTCCTTCAGCAGGAGTGTTGTGTCCAGCGGTCGCTGGGCATAGCCCGCAGGACGTCGGATGATGAAACGCTGTGGTCTGTGGACCCAATTATTCTGTGCAATACAACCGGTCGCCttgaggaaacaaagaaagtgtGGTTTTGCCCAAACAATAATCCCTACGGGTTACAACATGTTATTTAGTAGTAGCATGATAATTATTTGCCTCTGTGAAGTAAGAGGCGGTGAATTCATGTGtactaaattaaaaaacatcctCTTCATACAAAGGCTTTATCTACTAGCAAGCCAATGACCTTATAGGCGCTTAACGTTGAGAGTTGTTTGGATGGCACACAGGAATCGACAACAACAAGTTGTCACTTAGCAAATATGTAGTCTTGTCTACATTAGCTAAGATTTTAGGACTACAGTAGTATTCCTGTGTCTGCCAttcaaatgtatgtttttttttatcaatttagGAGTTCATAATGCCCAAGTTTGCACTTTGATTTCAAGGCTAACCTATCTTGGATTTCCGAAACTGGTGCATTCTGATTTAACCACTGGTTTTTAAGTCCGTCGCCTCTAATTCAGGACCGTTTGTCAGTGTTAACATTAGGGAGGAGGATTGGAAAATCAACACAAATTGAACTACTtccattattttccatttagTTGGAATTCATTGAACATGAtcatacaaaatgtatttagatATACATGCCATGTAAAACTTTGTGATTTCTACAGCAACTGGAATATAGTTACCACGGTCAAAATATGTCTTTGAGGAGGTCTGAATGACCTTATGATTCTGGAGCTTCATTTCTGTCTCGTGGGTCAAAGCATCTTAAATTAGACTATACAGAAGATTTTAACAGTTTCAGGACTGAAAATGATTTGGTCcttgtaaattaaatttaactATTGCTCCTCTGAAACCCGGACCCATTTCTAAATACTTAATATTTCCTATGCACTAACAGTACTCGCTAAAGCACCACTGAAACTCATGACGCCAATTTGCACAATTGTGTTTGGATTGAACTCCTGGATGTTCAGTGATCTGGTGAACTGGTGGGTTGTGTGTGAACGGAGTTGCAGTTCAGTGGCTGAACCTGACATTTATAAGAATCAAGACATAAATGCTTCTTGGAATTTAAACACTGCTCAGGCTTGTACACGTGTTGATATCGGTAGTGATCTGAAACAGGGTGCGTTGGGGCACTTAAGTGTGCAGCGTACAGAAAATGTAGAGATTATGTTttgtaaataattatatttatgtatgtctGTAAAAACTGATAGTTCTCTCGGATACATTTACGTGATATCTTGGCTAAATCTCATATTGGAATAAGTGATAACGCACAAGACCCTTGCTTCGTCGCTTGTGTAAAGCTGCATTATTTTAATTGTAACTCGGTTACAATCAGTAATTCGTCTTTTACACCACTTATGTCACTCCCAAAGTGTAAAGCACACTTAATGCATCACTATATAACTGTTGAGCTCAGAGCCATGTATGACAGTTTGAATGTTTGCTTAAATGCCCTCCATGACTAAAAAACATACAATCAAGCCCTGTAAGTTGTAGGCGTGTTTAAGCTGTAGGAGTCATCTTGGCTGACCTAATGTAAGTTCATCATGTTTCCGTTGCAGAGCcgacttgacattttttttgtttgttgatttgtcaTGTGGCTATTGAAGCTTGTCAAATGAGAGCGTCCGTATTTATCAGCGTACTTGTTCTAACTGTGAGACTTGCAGATGTGGTGTGGCTACCAGTTGTTcctcaaaaaacatttataaatgttttgtaCATACCCTACCAACCCCACCGCATCCACCCATTGGATACAACCTTGATTGATTATAAGGACTTTGTCTTTATACTTTACATGTCCTCCTGATCTGTTGAAGCTGTCTCACGGTGTCTTCATCATTTTtgttaattgtattttatttcactgcCTTTTAGACACAATCATTGTTGCCGTGGACCTGTACATGGGACCCAGATGGAATTGATTCATGTCTGTGACTGTATTTTTTGAACTAAATGGCTCgtgacacaataaaaaaactacaaatgaacTTCACAGTTTGTAGTAATGTTCTTTTGGGAATTTGGGAAACAGgcattgatctttttttttctataggaAAGCAGTTATCTTAAGTCACTTAAATGACAATTgcaaatgtattatattttatatagtgAGCGAGGTTAATACGTCCTCTGAGGATGTTCATGGAATGTTTTGTGGATGTTTATGGCTTGTAAATGAAGAAATGTGCTCATATGGGccataatgttcatttttatttcagtattgACAGTAGGAGGCAGTGTGGTGCTGTGCTTCTCCCATGGACTCTTCGTGAGCGGACTCTTGTTTACTTCCTCTCGTTCTGCGGAGCGAGGGGAGGCTGCACCACTGAGCAGAACAGAAGCACCTGCCGTCTGACTCATTTTGTCTCACTCCGTCTCGTTCTGTCTCCTGCCGCCACAGGAATCTTGTCTGTCCATGGGTTCTCAGTCTGAGACCTGTTACATTAACGGTCAGGGTAAGTCACCAGTAAAATGAATATAAGTTAGTGTAAAGTTCACTGAAGTCACGGAGACagaagtttgtgtgtatgtgtgtgtgtgtgttagagagaaaGACAGCTGGCAGTTTGCTCGTAACACATTATTTGTGGGTTTGGGTGGTGCCATAAGGGGTTGGTGGGTGCAGGTATTCAAAAACCCCTAACCCGTGCATCACCAAAACCCAAAAAACCAAGTCATTCACAAACAGCTTCTGTGTAATATTTCCATCGTCATTTCGGGGAAGCTTATAGCCCACCCTAACCTTTTACTAACACCCTTCAATGCATGAAACAGTCATAAAAACAGCACAAGAGGCAATGAGTGATGCGAACTGCTAGCCTacagaaatattgaaaacaaccacaaagaaatACCAAAAAGATGGATAACATCCACATCCAGTAACGACTGTTACAAAGAGATGCAAACAGATCACATGtattttctatctttttgtctttgctcctgtgtgtgGCCTCATTGGTCCGTCCTTGCCTGTGGCACCTGAGGATTTCCATCCACCTGCGTTGCGAGGCAACATGTGACCTAACTGTCAATTTCACTTATTTTTACTATACTCACCCACACAGGTGTATTTCAGCTACTCTCGCTTATTAGACCTGGTCcagttgaaaatgaaatcatttatatttttgaagaaTTTATGATGTCACAAAGTACCACTAAAAAATGAGGACAGGTCAATACGTCAGATGGGTGCGACACAAGAATCTGTCAGTCAAACTAAATACACCCCGCGCAACAATTATGAATTAGGAAGACTTGATTCACTTGCAAGCAGGGCTgtaactaacgattattttcataatcgattaatctgtcgattgttttctcgcTTAATCAGTtagatgtttggtccataaaatgtcttaaatgGTAGAAAAACCCTCAAgaggaagttttgttttgtccacactccaaagatattcagtttactgtcacagaggagcaaagaaaccataaaatattcacattaaaggagctgaaatcagagaattttgactttttttttttcataaaaactacttgaacccattaattgatcatcaaaatagttggcgattaattaagttgtcgattactaatcgataaacTGTTGCGACCCCTACTTGCAAGCCTTTCGTATTTAACAGTTTGCATTTAATTCTAGTGACATGTTTGTTGCATGTTGAGATgcaattgatttttaaatgtgtgtttctctaCCATGTCAACAGAcgacaacaaaaatacaactgatgtgaaatgtgaaaaattacaAAGACGCAGTAAGTTTCAGCAAATCTaccaatagatttttttttcatgctgaaCAGAAatcaagagaaaacaaaggtgTTGTAATGGCGGTGAAAGGAGAACAGACTTTGACTCATTCATGCATGTCTACTTGAGAGGTAAGGGTTAAACCCGTGTGGAGTGCGGTGGGATCCCAGTTGATCGTGAGGCACCTGGCTGTCCCTGCTGTCATGAGCTGATGTTGGTCCGCCTGCCCAGTCTCTCTGCTCCGtcagtctgcagcagcagcagctcccgaAGGCTGCAGCAGGACGCCAGTCCCACAGTCCCACCGCTCGGTAAGTCACTACACACTACAAGCCTGTAATAGATATTTGGAGGATATCATCATTTCAGCTCATTAGCTTGTGAGGCACTTTGATGTCTAACTGGGGATGGGGCATCTGGTTTACCAACAATTGTAATCTCCCAATTTCTTGTCGCATCTAATCCACCCACGcccaaatcaaaatgaattcaaGTTTGAACAGTGCTGCAGCTacaattgacagaaaaaaacccacagactTACACTAACTGACTtagtaaatttttttttatatatattgcaGGCATTTCTTTAAACAAGAAAGTAATTTTGGAAGCTTGTTTAACAACAAAGTTCCCCACAGAAATATagacacttatttttttaaaactctgctATGAATACTGACATGCTCAGTTTGCTTTTTTAGTTCAGTCAAGAAATTTTGATGCTGTTGAATTCCCTGGCagaaaaatatgactttttcccttttgatataacttttttcttctaatgTTGATGAATGGTTGttacatattatttaaatgAGATCAATTGCATGGTTAATATTGGTCTGTGCTGGTCTCAGGAGTATGGTACAGGcatataaaatgttgtttgttggATTATTTTCCTAACGGCGTGAAAACCCATAACCAGCTTCTGGTGCGGCAGTACCTGGTGTGGTTTATTCGGCCATCGCATGTTATAGATGAAGGGTTTCccctggaatttaaaaaaaaaaatgtttcactctcAGATGGAACAGTAATCCACCCAGATCCTAATGCATCAAATCCTTTTGGCAATTCAAACAAACTGCCACACAATACTGACATTTATTCAAGTCCTGTGCTTGAGTTTAGTTTTGAGATACATTAAAACCAGCTCTAATAAAATGCAACTGATGCATCAGTATAAACCATCTTATCTCATCTATACCTAtattttttattggattttgtatttgttttgggctctaaaaaacaaaacaaatttttttttatcagaccACTGTCATTTGACGGGGTTCTTGCTGCGGAGGACAATGGAGAGAGCCAATCACGTCCACATCGCAATGGTAGAAGACATCGGCACCAACGGGGTGGCCTGTTCAAAGGCTGTCACATCCACGGAGCCCGACAAGCAGCCCTGCGGATCCACCGTGAGCTTCCACAACATCCAGTACCAGGTTGAGGAGCTGAAGAGTGGCTTCTGCAAAAGGAAAAGCAGCTCCAAGGAAATACTGGTGGACCTCAAGTCAGTTCTCTGTTTGTTGTGCGTGTTTGTCTTTCGTTTGCATCTTCGTAAGCTGTAACTTTCTCCTCGTGCACTCGTGTTTCTCTATTTTCTCATCACTCACGTTCTCAAATTCAGGCACACACGAAAAGTCCTTAGTTACTCCAGACACAAATTTATGCATGGACATTTGATAACTATGACACATTGGTCAGTTGCTGTTCGCTCTTTACTAATTTAATCAAAGAGTTTGGTAGGAAGCCTAttgaatttttaaatgaaattatatttcagaTTTCTCAGACCACAATATTGTATTTGAATCACTGACTTCCAGAAACAAATAAGGAATCTGTCCATTTgctgcaacattttcatttctcttc is drawn from Scophthalmus maximus strain ysfricsl-2021 chromosome 8, ASM2237912v1, whole genome shotgun sequence and contains these coding sequences:
- the ppm1kb gene encoding protein phosphatase 1K, mitochondrial; this encodes MSAACLARLARCSGPYAGRNGLFHSALVQHSLQQDSHLRFTVFRRQLNSPSEQRHSNTRFDADSSGRPTTWDSFGIWDNRIDEPILLPPSIRYGKPIPKVSLSKVGCTSLIGQRKENEDRFQVSQMNDNILYFAVFDGHGGPEAADFCEKYMEKFIKDLLVEESNLELVISKAFLEVDKALMKHLHFSPSVPAINAGTTATVALLRDGVELVVGSVGDSRAMLCRKGKALKLTVDHTPERKDEKERIKRSGGFITWNSLGQPNVNGRLAMTRSIGDFDLKNMGVIAEPETKRLSLHHAHDAFLALTTDGINFIVNSQEICNVINQCHDPKEAAQRISDQALQYGSEDNSTIIVVPFGAWGKSKNSDTNFSFSRSVVSSGRWA